The window CTGCTGGAGAAGGTACTGGGCATGTTTGATCTGTGGCTCACTCccattgatggtgatgatgcggTCATTGGTACCCGGCCGGGAATCCTCAATGGAAATGGAAGCTCCAGAGTCAGAACGGATTTTGCGGATCCTTGCACCTCCCTTCCCGATGATAGCGCCGGCTGCATCTTTGGGGATCGTCACCTGTAAAAccattacaataataacaaagtactattgaaaaaaattaggaaacttaaatctaaaaaataaacaatataacCAAAATaccagaaataataaaaaaaattaaggaaaataaactgATTAATACAAAAAACGCTGCTCTTTGTTCAGTGTGAATATAAAGTGCCTGTTTGTCGTTCCTGATTCTTCAAGCCACCTTGCATGCCAcggagacaagacaagacaggcagacagtccAAACCTGTCACAAGACTTAACaatactgatgagagagagagagagagagagagagagagagagagagagagagagagagagagagagagagagagagagagagagagagagagagagagagagagagagagagagagagcattcttaACTTGACTATTTCCCAAAATTCAAGGCTTAAGAATGAAATGGGAAACTAAAACATACATGGTTcctcaaaaagaagaaaggtataagtaaataaactatAACGAAAACTTTCAAGATCAAGATCTTTGAAAAAAACCATAGATTTTTCTCTCAGAAATTAAGATATATATGCATAAAAGAGCAAGTTAATATTCAGAGTGATGGACAAAGAAAGCTTCCTTGAAATGTGgtgttttctcttcaccttGCTTCACCTACCTGAGTTGAGGTTGTGGGCAGGTCCCCATTATGAGGGTCACTGCCATTCATGAAAGGTTTGCCTTTTCCTAGCATTCCCTCAAACTCTCCATTTGGGGGACCTcgcattggaggaggaggaccatgaGGTGGTCCCATTGGCCCACGGCGGCCAAATGGTGGTGGTCCTGGAGGCCCCCCTGGTGGCCCACCAGGAGGTCCCATTGGTCCTCTACCCATTGGTCCTACAGGACCCATGTGGGGAGGGCCACGACCCATGGGACCACCTGGGAATCTGCCCTTGGGTGACTCTCCCCAACCTCCATATTCATTGGCAAAGAACTCATCGAAGTTGTGAGGATTGTAGGGATTGTTCATTCCCTTTATGGGACTCTGGAATAAAATAAGCATCTTGAAGTCACAAATATttaactaggagagagagagagagagagagagagagagagagagagagagagagagagagagagagagagagagagagagagagagagagagagagagacacacacacacacacacacacacacattgaggcAGGTAAccacaaacacattcaaacagaTATCTGTTTCTCAATGTATTCTTTATTGGGAAGTTCCAGTGCCATATCATCAAGCACCACACTTTCCACTCATGACACCCCATTACTGAGGGAGTGTGAAAAATCCCTGATAACCTTCTCAACTTTGTTCACAAACAATGTTACTCATGatttaataataacaaatattaGATTGTAACGCTTATAGATACACATGCCTGAATAAAAACTGGTCAAAATTAGTAAGTGGCCTGGTGTGCACTTAATGGAATATCTTTTTTGTGGATGCAAGTGAATCACAAGTAGTATTTTTCTCACCTCCCTCAGAAGTTCAATTATCCGGGTGATGGTAAGGACGGTGCGGTCGCGGTCACCAGTGATCTGGATGACCCGGTCGGTAGACTGGGGACAGCAGTTCGTATACACTTTGATCTGCCCTCCACATTCCTGGTGAGAGAAAGCACCATCTTAAATATCTGGCAAAAACTCTTACAATATaagcaagtacacacacacacacacacacacacacacacacaggaagtaaAATTTTGTTGCATTACAACATTAGTTTTGGTATTTTGCCATAAAAACCACCTTTTTTAGGGTGCAAAATACCCTGACCTGCAGCAGGGATTCTCATCTTTAACCACCATTCTCCATCATTAACTCTCAattaatttcttcctccatttatcccccttacacacacattttttacactttttacaaAATTCAATTCAAATGAATTATcatgtaggtttttttttttttttttttttttacatagggcaaaaataagaaagtttccaccgtggtacagtggaaccatgcgtgctttgggatcctagaggtctccaagcgcacgggttcgaatcctgtccacggtctgagtgtaggttgggcttcctcactcggggcaatggtttcctagcgggtgggttttaagataggaggtacccaaaaatcccctttagcccataaattccagtgaaaagcctCTTAAAAAAGACAAGTAGGAATTtgaaaatacagatgcagggagggagttccagagtttaccagtgaaagggatgaatgattgagagtactggttaactcttgcattagagagttggacagaatagggatgagaggaagaagaagccttgtgcagcatggccgcaggaggaggggaggcatgcagttagcaagatcagtagaacagttaccatgaaaacgGCGATAAAAtacagaaagggatgcaacatttcggcggtgagaaagagactgaagacagttagtcagaggaggggaactgatgagacgaagagctttcgattccaccctatcaagcaaagctgtgtgactggaacccccaaacatgcgaagagtactccatacagggacggataaggcccttatacagagtaagcagttgaaggggcgagaaaaactgttggagacgcctcagaacacctaatttcatagaagctgttttagcaagagatgagatgtgaagtttccagttaagattatgagcaaaggacagaccgaggatattcattgtggaagaggagacagttgagtgtcattgaagaagagggatagttgtctggaaggttgtgtcgagttgatagatggaggaattgagttttgaggcattgaaaactactagattttctctgccccaatcggaaatcttagaaagatcggaagtcaggcgttccgtggcgtccccgtgatctgttgatttcctgaagggttggacgtctctgaaagaacgtggaaagatgtagggtggtatcatcagcgtaggagtggatagggcaagaagtttggttaagaaggtcattaatgaataatagaaagagagtgggtgacaggacagaaccctgaggaacaccactattaataggtttaggagaagaacagtagccgtctaccacagcagcaatagagcggtcggaaaggaaacttgagataaagttgcagagagaaggatagaagccgtagagggcagttttgaaatcaaagctttatgccagactctatcaaaagcttttgatatgtctaacgcaacagcaaaagtttcaccgaaatctctaaagaggatgaccaagactcagtaaggaaagccagaagatcaccagtagagcgaccttgacggaagccatactggcgatcagacagaagattgtgaagtgacagatgtttgagaatcttcctattcaggatagattcaaaaactttagacaagcaagagattaaagctataggacggtagtttgaggggttagaacggtcaccctttttaggaacaggctgaatgtaggcgaacttccagcaggaaggaaaggtagaagtcgatagacaaagttggaagagtttggccaggcaaggtgcaagcacagaagcacagtttttgagaacaataggagggaccccatcaggtccataagccttccgagggtttaggccagcaagggcatggaaaacatcattacgaagaattttgattgtagacatgaaatagtcagagggaggaggagaggaggacaagcccagaatcgtccaaggtggagttgtgagcaaaggtttgagaaaagagttcagctttagagacagaagagatggcagtggtgccatcaggatgaaataaaggaggaaagatgaagaagtgaagttatttgagatgttttggctagatgccagaagtcacgaggagagtttgagtttgaaagattttgacatttcctatttatgaaagagtgtttggcaagttgaagaacagacttggcatgattccggcagagatataaagtgcatgagattcaggagatggaaggctcaagtaccttttgtgggcaacctctctatcatgtatagcacgagaacaggctgagttaaaccaaggtttagaaggtttaggttgagaaaagaatgaggaatgtacgcctccatgccagatactaacacctctgttatgcgttcagcacaaagagatgggtctctgacacggaagcaataatcattccaggaaaatcagcataatacctcctcaggtcccccaactggcagaggcaaaacgccagaggcaccttcgctttggggatcctgcggaggattggaaaaataggacaagatacagaaatgagattgtgatcggaggagcccaacggagatgaaagggtgacagcataagcagaagggttagaggtgaggaagagatcaagaatgttgggcgtgtctccaagacggtcaggaatacgagtagggtgttgcaccagttgctctaggtcatggaggatagcaaagttgaaggctagttcaccagggtggtcagtgaaggagaggaaagccaaagctggtggtgaacattgaaatctccaagaatggaaatctcagcgaaagggtagagggacagaatgtgctccactttagaagttaagtagtcgaagaaattactatagtcagaagagttagggagagataaacagcacagatgaatttagtttgagagtgactgttaagtcgtagccagatggtggaaaattcggaagactcaagagcgtgggcacgagagcaagttaagtcgttgcgtacatagacgcaacatccagctttggaatgaaaatgagaatagagaaagtaggagggaacagagaaggggctactgtcagttgcctcagacagctgtgtttcggtgaggaaaagaagatgaggtttagtagaggagaggtggtgttccacagattgaaaattagatctaagaccgcgaatgttgcagaagttaatgtagaaaaagttgagggaggtgtcaaggcatttgtggtcttcaacaggagaggtgtccgacctggggacatttttggtcccctccccagagggggactccgaggcgttgtttattttgggtcccatttttcttttaaattttgatttggagtgaagggtgtatgtgtggtaagtgcatgtagttttgtgtgaagaaggagagctgtctttagagggtaggctgtgactacccccttgagttgtgagacacaaagggaaacattcaacgagatcacaactagctttaatggaaggttcacagcacctcctgaactagtgctattagatctcactgggagtaagttattgtttcggtaggtgtctactacctcctacCAGGTACATCAATTATTTATCCCCTACCATGCAATTTACCCCTGGTTGAGAATCACTGCCCACAGACTTGGGTGACTGAACCTAATAATGCAGACACAAAAAGATTATAAAATGTGAAACATTAAAGCGTCTTACATTTTTTACATACTTTATGACTTCATCACTTAAATTAAGACCAAACACATCATATTGGACCTTAATAacattcaccttttcttttcatgtggtGTTTATCAGATTCGGTACCCATGAATGACTTACATGTGTAATCTTCAAAGTACACTGCAACAGCACAAGATGAACAGAACATGGTAATAAAGGAACAGGAGTAACACTAAAATGCAAAATGTTCCAGTACTGCACACTGAATACCAATAAGCTGAAAAGATTACCGTCTGTCTTAAAGCTATACTACCTACTGAAGACTGGTATGTTTATCTCCACCACACAGATTATGTAGTGCATGTAAATAAATCTAGAAAAGCAAAGTGTTCCAAACATATCCAAGAATACACATTAACATTCACATGATAATCCATAAAATTACTGTGGAGGTTAACACAAAGCCATAATGGAGCATGATGAGGATAAATTAATTACATAATCTCTGAGTGCATGTTTTCTGTTTAATGATATTTGGAAGTACCATCACCGTGGCTTTAAAAATGTAATTGCATCCTATCATTGCAGCAGACTATAAACAGCATCCATTGTGCAAACCATATCAAGAATAATTTCTCTTAAAGCATATAACAATAAGCTcaccactagagagagagagagagagagagagagagagagagagagagagagagagagagagagagagagagagagagagagagagagagagagagcaacttaAAGGTGGCAGAGCGAGGCAGGCAGGGGCAGGCGTTGTCGTCATTGCGGGAACGAGAGCGATGTGTGCCAGATGCAGGGAAAGCATCActactccctcactcctcacgcacgcacgcacacactttCCGGTCCTTAGTACATCAGTGGCGTGGCTCGCAAGTCGTCCCCGTGCCATCACTATGTGCGACTGAAAACTTGGCGCAACTAAGCTCTGGCCTTCAGGGAGCACCAAACATGCCTCCTGCCACAAGCTGGAGCCTCCATGATGCACTGGTTCGTCAGGATAAGACGTTTGCATGTGGTGTGCGTACGTGTCGGCGTGCAGCTGACGGGTCGATatgagggaggcagagagattCCCTTGAGAGTGCAGACCCGGCCTTCTTCTCCCCACTCACCCACACGCTCTCAAAGCGCCCCCTCTCACTCTAAACAGGCTTATACAAACAAAACGGATCTATattgagaagaaaaagcaaCTCGCATCAAtgctattttatatatatatatatatatatatatatatatatatatatatatatatatatatatatatatatatgtgtgtgtgtgtgtgtgtgtgtgtgtgtgtgtgtgtgtgtgtgtgtgtacaaacacacacattcgagGACGTTTATTGCCATGTGTATCTTTTCTGTGTGATATATTAGCACTGGGATTGGCAAAGTGTGGAGGCGGTGCGGCTCGGGGTGCCAAAGCAGTAATAACGAGGGTGAAACACGATGGCGGCATAGGCAAGTTGGTGAGTCATTTCGGAGAGTTCCATGAAGGGCGACGCGTGCCGCTTAAACAAACTAGCGTCGTTAATGGTGGGGCCAAGTTACGAGAGGGCGGCCCCCTCGCTCGCTTCCCTACTGCCGCTCTTAGTGCAGACAGACAAAATGTTGGGAACAGACCAGTACAGCGGATAGCTTCACACGCCTACGTTCAAATATACGTTCTCGCCGGCACCCTCATGAGGAATGTCTGGACGTCTAGTTCAGCTAAGCGCCacataacacaccaccaccaacgccattGTCGGCGATAATGGCGGGGAACGTGTTCGGCCAGTGTCCCCTTAATAGAAAACGGGGCTGTCACTCACAAGCACGCGTCCCTTTAACTCTTGACTGGCCGGGCCGCAGCTCAAGCTTTCCTGCAAGACAACTCACATGTGATAAAACTAAGACTTTTAAACTGCCCCATACCTGTGCACAAGTTGCCCGTCTTACACGCACGCCAACAATGCCCCGGTCACTTCTCGAAGCTATTTCCACCTAAATCTATGTGCGGCACGCGTCCCCCTTCTCGTGGTGCAGGAATGCTCTCCCCTCACTGAAACGCTAAATGCCACTTTGCTTCAAGACAGGATATAGCTCACAGCAGTAATGGCTTCTTGGTTAACCTTTCTCATCCCGCAGAGCCATCGGTCTTCAACTCATTcgctatatctatctattcatttatttatttttttcctcagatGCTACGTAACGAAAGAAAATTCAGGGAACCATAACGAGCATCTAGACTGAGAGCTAGAGGCGTGGATTCAGGCAGTACATTTCAACACATGACCGTGTTCGTATACACTATAAACTGATTTATCTCGAcatcattactcattacgtgTCACAgcataaatgagtgaatgaagagagaacacAGGTGGTACAGCACGCTGGCACACCGTCCTCCCTGGCACCTGACGCGTGGCCAGGTGGAACCGgttatgagaggaggaggaggaggaggaaggcacggCAGTGAGACAATGAGTTATGGGCGGTGAACCTCGGACACCTGACAGCCCTTTACGACTTCCAGCATTGCGTGAACGTAGCGACTACTGTCCGGTAGCGCCCTCTATGAATCAGGAGCCGTAAAGTTTTCAGCATGACACAGCAAAACGAGCAGGCAGGAATGAGCGAGGCCACAGCCTGCGCCCATAGAAACACTTCGGGTCAGTGTCGAAAGTaatttttctgagagagagagagagagagagagagagagagagagagagagagagagagagagccttataTTTATCGGTCATATCGcctacaccttcagaaacttaatggTAAAGGTTAGCACTTTgcaacacacacccacccaaccacacacacttTCTACAGTATCAGTCCATCACTTCAGGATGCTGAATGACAAACCACCACATATCAGCTGGTATAGTGTTATATTCagaaccacaccaccaccaccgccaccatttgATTCTACAAGACAAAGGCCTTTTTCCCACAATTTCATCCGTTCATCAGTCATACACCGATCTCAGGATACCCCgccctcagaaaaaaaaaaaaaaagtctagtgCCTGTCTAGATCTCCGTCTGCCCTGCCTTCTTAAATCACAAGCAGCGTTAACCATTACTCTACGGTGCACGGGAGAGTGGAGGCAGGAGGCCGTAATGCCGGACACactgggagaagagagagagagagagagagagagagagagagagagagagagagagagagagagagagagagagagagagagagagagagagagagagagagagagagagagagagagagagagagagagagagagagagagagagagagagacttatggcTGACCCAATAAGGcgaaaactattaaaaaaaaaaaaaaaaaaggacggagAAAAAGTAACGAGTCGCGAGCTCCTTTAGTGTATACATTTGTAAGCTACATTTTCTTGTATAGCCAGAGGGAGTGGTCgctgtctgtttctttgtgaCGTCAAGTATTTGGTAGTTGTTCCCTTGCAACGAGAATGTTTAGTTTGCCTTTGGCTGGCTGGTCAAGGTGGGGGTTACTGGTCTGTGGTGGGTAAATCAGTTTGCTACGGTTACCTAGCGAAGATGGGACCAATTACTCAGCTCTCTGACAAAGGCTGTGTTGTCTTCCCTCCATGGGTCAGACAGCAGGGCACGAAACTCACTGGCGCCTATACATCTTACTCTTGTATTTAACCTTCCCTGATGTTCGGCGAGTGCAGCGGGGCTCCTTGAAGTAACAATTCATTGTACGTGCGAACACTTTGGGGGAAGAGATATAAATGCAGTAAAACTGAGGCAAAGCAAACAGTAAAAAATAGTTTGCATAAGTAATGAGATGACGCTAAAGTAGTTGTGACACATTAATACAGCATTCAGGGAAGGCATTTGGCGCACAAGTTGTCTGGGAGgatacagggagagggagacaggtacCGACGACCAAGTGTGTACAAAATAATTATATGGCCAGGTagggatgagagggaaaggtgtTTATAACAATGGTACACAGAGGAACTGAGCCGCGTTAGTGGGCGAGGCGAGCGTTGGTGATGACACAGAAATCCGGCCAGTGATGCGTCGACTCTGGCGTGCCATGTGGCGTTGTGGTGTGTCTTTTAGGACGTGGAGGGACTTGGTGGGTTGCAGGAGTAGGAATGATCGAAAGGAAAtgcgaggagaggagggaggaagggagggagagcgtggATGGACCACAGGTCTACTGTTGGCGCGATTGCTGCCACCGCTGctggcggtgtggtggtggtgatggtggtggtggtggtggtggcggcggtggtgctggtggtgggatCAATACCGGCTACTTCCCTAGTACACCACCACGTCTGCAACGCTTTCTCCAACAGTACCCGGTCGTGGTATTGGTGTGGAGCGCGGGGTAAGTGGTGAGGGGTTGGGGCTGGGGAGCGAGAGTGAGGGAGACACGAGATCGATTGCCACGTTGGGTGTGGCTTGGAAgccgtggtgttggtggaggtggataTGCTGGTAGAGAGAACAGCGCCGTGCACAAACACTGGCCGTCTGGCCCACTGTCTCACAATACTCACTGCTTCACCACTACACGTCACTGGTCTAGATCCAATTTACCTGTTAAACATGACAAGTCGGTAGTCCCCGGTCAAGTCCGTTATCCCGGTAGCGATGAGGGCGCCACGAGCACTGACGAGGCGGCCATGGCGAGACTGTGCCTCTGACTCGCATTGCCGTACAAAACCATCACTAGGACAGTGGTGGCACGGGAGTTTGGCGAACGGAGGGCACGGCGGGGAGGCCATCACGCCGCTAGTGTGCAGCGGGCGGCGGCCAAGCGGAGAGTGAGGCTCGGCCCGCGGGTTACCTGGGTAATCCCGCTATCGAccgccctccccttccctctaacCCCCCACCAAGTGTACCCCCACACACCGCCGACCGCCAGCCTGCGAGCCCCAGCCAGCCGAGGGGAGCAGCTTGGAGAGGGAacggggaaagggggaggagggactaCCGCCGCCACCTGCCCGAGGCCCACACACCTGGCGCCACGTGTCGCACGCGCCCTCATGCGCGCACGCacatacgacacacacacacacacacacacacacacacacacacacacacacacacacacagtccccttttaaaaaataaaagaaaaggaacaaactATTTTACATCACACAGGCAGCTCGTTAGTTTaactaaattaaaataaatatccTGAAAACATATATGCACCTACAAAGTCATCCCTGGGCAAGCACTTACAAGAACGCGCGCTCTACTGTACACATACGAGCaaaatgaataacacacacacacacacacacacacacacacacacatacatacatacacgcacacgcgcacacacacatataatatatatatatatatatatatatatatatatatatatatatatatatatatatatatatatatatatataattgcacTGTCTCACCTCTGCCACAAAGTATTTTAAGGGGCATACTATTTACTGTCCTTAGACCCTTGACACAAGTCAGCTGACTCCGCGCCACCcatcagtgagtgtgtgtgtgtgtgtgtgtgtgtgtgtgtgtgtgtgtgtgtgtgtgtgtgtgtgtgtgtgtgtgtgtgtgtgtgtgtgtgtgtgtgtgtgtgtgtgtgtgtgtgtgtgtgtgtgtgtgtgtgtgtgtgtgtgtgtgtgtgtgtcgtcactTACTATCTGATCATACGTTATCCAATCTTATTACTTTTTTGGGCACAATTCCCTCATCCTCCAAAACTAAGTACAAATACATTCTCCCTAATTCTTGTCGtaatgtcatcaccatcatttcctATAAGTGGCCAAAAGAGGTAACGCTTCCAACTGTTACATTCTTTCTCTACATGAAACTCGGGTGTACCATACTCATACCTGCACTTTATCAAATCACTTCACTCATTCAGCCTTCTACACTCCATACATCAACGTTTACCTATCCAATATTATACTTGGTTTCTTGACATCCTTCGccagtgctgctgctactctttAAGGCTTCCCCGTGAGCATAATAAAGCTGAATATTTCCAAatctttaaacccttcagtactgggacgcattttttttctaaatttttggatatggttagacgattttatttgcattaggaaggctctatggatgtcaaaagataaatggccagagttttcattattttgatcaCTAACATGAGATTGCGACAGTgttaaatcgccaaatagtaagcagagtgaatatgaaaacgcggcatggtactgaagggattaatttcaAAACAAGCTCTCTGTAAGTAATCTATCTGTCCTCTCCACGAGCTGTACTCTTTCCAACATTATGCCCCGGGAATGAGGCACTTCCTGACCTTTAACACTCCTTAGTGATGTCCCAATCTATGTCTTACTCCTTTCAAACCAAATGCACGAGTTTTGTTGTCTCCAATAACTTCCCATAACTCACAAGCTCTCGTCACCATTTCTTGTTACCTCAGCTTCCCCGGCTCCCTTCAACTAAATCGGTCACAGAGCTATCCTTAGATGGTACTGTgcatttccttgt of the Portunus trituberculatus isolate SZX2019 chromosome 42, ASM1759143v1, whole genome shotgun sequence genome contains:
- the LOC123517782 gene encoding heterogeneous nuclear ribonucleoprotein K-like isoform X5 gives rise to the protein MERIGERFLPTRISEERMKRMSEMEGETPLKRPRPAGDTELRLLIQSKAAGSIIGKGGQNISRLRSENPASITVPDCPGPERVLTIGGSEEVVLKVLNEVLQCLDEALQKGNESDARILVHQSQAGCIIGKAGSKIKELREECGGQIKVYTNCCPQSTDRVIQITGDRDRTVLTITRIIELLRESPIKGMNNPYNPHNFDEFFANEYGGWGESPKGRFPGGPMGRGPPHMGPVGPMGRGPMGPPGGPPGGPPGPPPFGRRGPMGPPHGPPPPMRGPPNGEFEGMLGKGKPFMNGSDPHNGDLPTTSTQVLQVTIPKDAAGAIIGKGGARIRKIRSDSGASISIEDSRPGTNDRIITINGSEPQIKHAQYLLQQSVLEYGGQHYQGGDYEEQTSVREFGGQTGRRY
- the LOC123517782 gene encoding heterogeneous nuclear ribonucleoprotein K-like isoform X4, whose amino-acid sequence is MMSVSQGDLLLGEVLDMDVDQQQGQQEQEAATRPNEGKAEDQAQSPGERFLPTRISEERMKRMSEMEGETPLKRPRPAGDTELRLLIQSKAAGSIIGKGGQNISRLRSENPASITVPDCPGPERVLTIGGSEEVVLKVLNEVLQCLDEALQKGNESDARILVHQSQAGCIIGKAGSKIKELREECGGQIKVYTNCCPQSTDRVIQITGDRDRTVLTITRIIELLRESPIKGMNNPYNPHNFDEFFANEYGGWGESPKGRFPGGPMGRGPPHMGPVGPMGRGPMGPPGGPPGGPPGPPPFGRRGPMGPPHGPPPPMRGPPNGEFEGMLGKGKPFMNGSDPHNGDLPTTSTQVLQVTIPKDAAGAIIGKGGARIRKIRSDSGASISIEDSRPGTNDRIITINGSEPQIKHAQYLLQQSVLEYGGQHYQGGDYEEQTSVREFGGQTGRRY
- the LOC123517782 gene encoding heterogeneous nuclear ribonucleoprotein K-like isoform X6, with translation MLGQLDDYTCAVPLAASFSSTPSPLPLGQRHHKKELCLVDATQPSDGLSGSPGMKRMSEMEGETPLKRPRPAGDTELRLLIQSKAAGSIIGKGGQNISRLRSENPASITVPDCPGPERVLTIGGSEEVVLKVLNEVLQCLDEALQKGNESDARILVHQSQAGCIIGKAGSKIKELREECGGQIKVYTNCCPQSTDRVIQITGDRDRTVLTITRIIELLRESPIKGMNNPYNPHNFDEFFANEYGGWGESPKGRFPGGPMGRGPPHMGPVGPMGRGPMGPPGGPPGGPPGPPPFGRRGPMGPPHGPPPPMRGPPNGEFEGMLGKGKPFMNGSDPHNGDLPTTSTQVLQVTIPKDAAGAIIGKGGARIRKIRSDSGASISIEDSRPGTNDRIITINGSEPQIKHAQYLLQQSVLEYGGQHYQGGDYEEQTSVREFGGQTGRRY
- the LOC123517782 gene encoding heterogeneous nuclear ribonucleoprotein K-like isoform X9; amino-acid sequence: MKRMSEMEGETPLKRPRPAGDTELRLLIQSKAAGSIIGKGGQNISRLRSENPASITVPDCPGPERVLTIGGSEEVVLKVLNEVLQCLDEALQKGNESDARILVHQSQAGCIIGKAGSKIKELREECGGQIKVYTNCCPQSTDRVIQITGDRDRTVLTITRIIELLRESPIKGMNNPYNPHNFDEFFANEYGGWGESPKGRFPGGPMGRGPPHMGPVGPMGRGPMGPPGGPPGGPPGPPPFGRRGPMGPPHGPPPPMRGPPNGEFEGMLGKGKPFMNGSDPHNGDLPTTSTQVLQVTIPKDAAGAIIGKGGARIRKIRSDSGASISIEDSRPGTNDRIITINGSEPQIKHAQYLLQQSVLEYGGQHYQGGDYEEQTSVREFGGQTGRRY
- the LOC123517782 gene encoding heterogeneous nuclear ribonucleoprotein K-like isoform X7 → MMSVSQGDLLLGEVLDMDVDQQQGQQEQEAATRPNEGKAEDQAQSPGMKRMSEMEGETPLKRPRPAGDTELRLLIQSKAAGSIIGKGGQNISRLRSENPASITVPDCPGPERVLTIGGSEEVVLKVLNEVLQCLDEALQKGNESDARILVHQSQAGCIIGKAGSKIKELREECGGQIKVYTNCCPQSTDRVIQITGDRDRTVLTITRIIELLRESPIKGMNNPYNPHNFDEFFANEYGGWGESPKGRFPGGPMGRGPPHMGPVGPMGRGPMGPPGGPPGGPPGPPPFGRRGPMGPPHGPPPPMRGPPNGEFEGMLGKGKPFMNGSDPHNGDLPTTSTQVLQVTIPKDAAGAIIGKGGARIRKIRSDSGASISIEDSRPGTNDRIITINGSEPQIKHAQYLLQQSVLEYGGQHYQGGDYEEQTSVREFGGQTGRRY
- the LOC123517782 gene encoding heterogeneous nuclear ribonucleoprotein K-like isoform X8 — its product is MTLTTRQAFNLTVLIGKLYSKPRASGERFLPTRISEERMKRMSEMEGETPLKRPRPAGDTELRLLIQSKAAGSIIGKGGQNISRLRSENPASITVPDCPGPERVLTIGGSEEVVLKVLNEVLQCLDEALQKGNESDARILVHQSQAGCIIGKAGSKIKELREECGGQIKVYTNCCPQSTDRVIQITGDRDRTVLTITRIIELLRESPIKGMNNPYNPHNFDEFFANEYGGWGESPKGRFPGGPMGRGPPHMGPVGPMGRGPMGPPGGPPGGPPGPPPFGRRGPMGPPHGPPPPMRGPPNGEFEGMLGKGKPFMNGSDPHNGDLPTTSTQVLQVTIPKDAAGAIIGKGGARIRKIRSDSGASISIEDSRPGTNDRIITINGSEPQIKHAQYLLQQSVLEYGGQHYQGGDYEEQTSVREFGGQTGRRY